The Sander vitreus isolate 19-12246 chromosome 5, sanVit1, whole genome shotgun sequence genome includes a region encoding these proteins:
- the selenoe gene encoding selenoprotein e has protein sequence MWAFLVLTFALAVRASDTNNDTAAEEKLDIARGKLLAPSVVGUGIKKMPELHHFLLERWALYHNLEYDSSEEKNPRLILYNEKDEVVKTVPVKKMKADEISSLLDSLGFYKRSQKGEEVPEEFQHFPLRTPRDEL, from the exons atgtggGCCTTCTTGGTGCTCACTTTTGCCCTCGCTGTTAGAGCATCAGACACTAACAACGACACAGCGGCTGAAGAAAAGCTTGATATAGCCAGAGGTAAACTGCTG GCTCCCAGTGTGGTGGGATGAGGCATAAAGAAAATGCCCGAGCTCCATCATTTTCTTCTGGAGCGCTGGGCTTTATA CCACAACTTGGAATACGATTCATCGGAGGAGAAGAATCCCCGTCTGATACTCTATAACGAAAAGGACGAGGTTGTAAAG ACTGTTCCTGTGAAGAAAATGAAGGCAGACGAGATCAGCAGCCTGTTGGACTCACTAGGTTTCTACAAGAGGTCCCAGAAAGGGGAAGAGGTGCCAGAGGAGTTCCAGCATTTTCCCCTGCGCACCCCTAGGGACGAGCTGTGA
- the LOC144517677 gene encoding transmembrane protein 17A, which translates to MPVFYSPVPENLQMGLAYMGGSVFTNNRTADSDFTREQEDASVVNELVSYLPLQMLLYFNMFYFPCWWFSAVFMLEVKFYYLPGYYQALLITGMILLTVTEAVRLYLGYIGNLKEKVPELAAFWLLSFMFQLPVLLFFLTDEGIIILPLERAVHSLYLLFLLVQILASFLALRTMTRKLTLLFHLRQFGKVESFRHAGLSPVYGLPYHRSVLPMSPTHNMYH; encoded by the exons ATGCCTGTGTTTTACTCACCTGTTCCCGAGAACCTGCAGATGGGTCTGGCCTATATGGGAGGCTCTGTGTTCACCAACAACAGGACAGCAGACAGTGACTTCACCAGGGAGCAGGAGGACGCGTCTG TGGTCAACGAGCTGGTTTCTTACCTTCCCCTGCAGATGCTTCTTTActtcaacatgttttattttccctGTTGGTGgttttctgctgttttcatgTTGGAAGTCAAG TTCTATTATCTTCCCGGGTACTACCAGGCTCTGCTTATAACCGGGATGATCCTCCTCACAGTCACTGAAGCGGTCAGACTTTATCTGGGCTACATTGGCAACCTTAAGGAAAAG GTGCCAGAGCTGGCAGCCTTCTGGCTCCTGTCTTTCATGTTTCAGCTGCCAGTGCTGCTGTTTTTCCTGACTGATGAAGGAATTATCATCCTGCCTCTAGAGAGAGCTGTGCACTCCCTCTACCTCCTCTTCCTGCTCGTCCAGATCCTGGCTTCCTTCCTGGCTCTCAGGACCATGACCCGAAAGCTCACACTGCTTTTCCATTTGCGCCAGTTTGGCAAGGTGGAGAGCTTTCGCCACGCAGGGCTGAGCCCTGTCTACGGGCTGCCCTACCACCGCAGTGTGCTGCCCATGTCACCCACCCATAATATGTACCATTAA